One window of Perca flavescens isolate YP-PL-M2 chromosome 15, PFLA_1.0, whole genome shotgun sequence genomic DNA carries:
- the ddx47 gene encoding putative ATP-dependent RNA helicase DDX47: protein MLELVTASAHSGAQLKTRWGENMADDVVESVKPNTDETLEGLSSDCDNSHLDSVENEEAVKTFKDLGVTEVLCEACDQLGWKSPTKIQIEAVPVALQGRDVIGLAETGSGKTGAFALPILQSLLASPQRLHTLILTPTRELAFQISEQFEALGSSIGIKCAVIVGGIDMMSQSLVLAKKPHIVIATPGRLIDHMENTKGFSLRALKFLVMDEADRILNMDFETEVDKILKVIPRERRTFLFSATMTKKVQKLQRAALKDPVMCAVSTKYSTVDKLQQYYVFIPSKYKDCYLVSILNELAGNSFIIFCSTCNNAQRVALLLRNLGITAIPLHGQMSQNKRLGSLNKFKSKSRSVLLATDVASRGLDIPHVDCVINYDIPTHSKDYIHRVGRTARAGRSGKSITFVTQYDVELFQRIESLIGKKLPAYPTQEDEVMMLVERVSEAQRFARLEMKEQGEKRKRPRGGNGDEDDTEQASGVRKKVRGGGGGGGGGGGGGGGGGGRGGMKKRGAAAWRGGR, encoded by the exons ATGCTCGAACTCGTTACCGCATCTGCGCATTCCGGAGCTCAGCTGAAGACACGTTGGGGCGAAAACATGGCGGACGACGTTGTGGAAAGCGTGAAGCCAAACACAGACGAAACCCTCGAAGGTTTGAGTAGTGACTGTGATAACAGTCACTTAGATAGCGTAGAAAACGAGGAGGCAGTAAAGACCTTCAAGGATTTG GGTGTTACCGAGGTTCTCTGTGAGGCTTGTGATCAGCTGGGATGGAAGAGTCCAACAAAGATCCAGATAGAAGCTGTTCCAGTAGCCCTGCAAG GGAGGGATGTTATCGGCCTGGCAGAGACGGGTTCAGGGAAGACTGGGGCCTTTGCGCTGCCCATCCTGCAGTCGCTGCTGGCCTCGCCCCAGAGGCTCCACACTCTCATCCTCACCCCTACCAGGGAGTTGGCTTTTCAGATCTCTGAGCAGTTTGAGGCCCTGGGTTCCAGCATTGGCATTAAGTGTG CTGTCATAGTTGGAGGAATCGATATGATGTCCCAGTCCTTGGTGTTGGCTAAAAAACCACACATTGTTATTG CCACACCCGGTCGGTTGATAGACCACATGGAGAACACAAAGGGCTTCTCCCTACGAGCTCTGAAGTTCCTGGTCATGGACGAAGCCGACAGAATCCTCAACATGGACTTTGAGACGGAG GTGGATAAAATCTTGAAGGTGATTCCCAGAGAGAGGCGCACCTTCTTGTTCTCTGCCACCATGACCAAAAAG GTCCAGAAACTACAGAGAGCCGCTCTGAAAGACCCCGTCATGTGTGCGGTGTCCACCAAATACTCAACAGTAGACAAACTCCAGCAGTACTACGTCTTCATACCATCCAAGTACAAG GACTGTTACCTGGTGTCCATCCTCAACGAGCTGGCCGGCAActcctttattattttctgcagCACGTGTAACAATGCCCAACGGGTGGCGCTGTTGTTAAGGAACCTTGGCATCACCGCTATCCCTCTTCATGGCCAGATGAGTCAG AACAAGCGTCTCGGATCGCTGAACAAGTTCAAGTCCAAGTCTCGGTCGGTGCTGCTGGCGACCGACGTGGCGTCCAGGGGACTGGACATCCCTCACGTCGACTGCGTCATCAACTACGACATCCCCACTCACTCCAAG GACTACATCCACAGAGTCGGACGGACAGCCAGAGCAGGGCGCTCTGGGAAATCCATCACTTTTGTCACTCA ATATGACGTGGAGCTCTTCCAGCGAATCGAAAGCCTGATTGGGAAGAAACTTCCGGCCTACCCAACCCAGGAAGATGAAGTGATGATGTTGGTGGAGAGGGTGAGCGAGGCCCAGAGATTTGCCAGGCTG GAAATGAAGGAGCAAGGCGAGAAAAGGAAAAGGCCCAGAGGAGGAAATGGAGACGAGGATGACACGGAACAAGCAAGCGGAGTGAGGAAGAaagtgagaggaggaggaggaggaggaggaggaggaggaggaggaggaggaggaggaggaggaagaggagggatgAAGAAAAGGGGTGCAGCAGCCTGGAGGGGAGGACGCTGA